Proteins found in one Abyssibius alkaniclasticus genomic segment:
- a CDS encoding NAD(P)H-dependent oxidoreductase produces the protein MAESVNPILIILAHPRPRQSTVVMRMAAQAAKIEGVTVHDIYAEYPDFLIDVPAEQELLRQHEVVIFLHPFNWYSAPALLREWQDVVLEYGFAYGRHGQELRDKVFFNAVSAGRSISEYSGEHETHFTLRQLAAPFEQMAQLCSMIYLPPFALTSARTAAAEDRLAPHLETWRDLLHALAAGTLNLERAAASPFLGAETLAPPEPEPEPEPQDTREAESEAQPPDEGR, from the coding sequence ATGGCCGAATCTGTTAACCCGATCCTGATCATTCTCGCCCATCCGCGCCCGCGGCAATCGACTGTTGTAATGCGCATGGCGGCGCAGGCGGCCAAAATCGAAGGGGTCACGGTGCATGATATCTATGCCGAATATCCCGACTTTCTTATCGACGTGCCGGCCGAACAAGAGCTTTTGCGCCAGCACGAGGTGGTGATCTTCCTGCATCCGTTCAACTGGTATTCGGCCCCTGCCTTGCTGCGCGAATGGCAGGATGTGGTGCTGGAATATGGCTTTGCCTATGGCCGCCACGGGCAGGAGCTGCGCGACAAGGTGTTTTTCAACGCGGTCAGCGCCGGGCGCTCCATTTCCGAATATTCGGGCGAGCATGAAACCCATTTCACCTTGCGCCAGCTTGCCGCCCCGTTCGAACAAATGGCGCAGCTTTGCTCCATGATCTACCTGCCGCCCTTTGCGCTGACTTCGGCGCGCACGGCAGCGGCGGAAGACCGCCTGGCCCCTCATCTGGAAACATGGCGCGACCTTTTGCACGCTTTGGCGGCCGGCACGCTGAATTTAGAGCGTGCCGCCGCCAGCCCCTTTCTGGGGGCAGAAACACTGGCGCCACCAGAACCAGAACCAGAACCAGAACCGCAAGACACCCGCGAAGCCGAAAGCGAAGCGCAACCCCCCGACGAAGGACGATAA
- a CDS encoding ATP-dependent helicase, whose product MNEFDDADGFEAAAALPLSARAMARPAMPYLDGLNPEQRQAVETLDGPVLMLAGAGTGKTKALTARIAHLLATGRARPYDLLAVTFTNKAAREMKNRVGQNIGQVVEGMPWLGTFHSLCVKILRRHAELVGLKSNFTILDTDDQLRLLKQLLKAANIDDKRWPARHLAGVIDNWKNRAWGPEQVPVAEAAHFNNQGVDFYKQYQARLLALNAVDFGDLLLHVVTIFQRHKDVLEHYQQKFRYILVDEYQDTNVAQYLWLRLLAAGHKNICCVGDDDQSIYGWRGAEVGNILRFEKDFPGAHVVRLEQNYRSTPHILAAASAVINGNANRLGKTLWTAEKEGEKLRLIGHWDGEDEARWVGEEIEAMQRGTRGMRPYDLSKMAILVRATHQMRAFEDRFLTIGLPYRVIGGPRFYERLEIRDAMAYFRVVCSPDDDLALERIINTPKRGLGEKAIQTIQRLARDNGVSMLDGARIAVDSGLSGKGRQALSELIDALDRWRLHMHEGELSHIELAEIILEESGYTDFWKNDKSIEAQGRLENLKELVKALEQFENLQGFLEHIALIMDNEADDGSAKVSIMTLHGAKGLEFPAVFLPGWEDGLFPSQRSMDESGLKGLEEERRLAYVGITRAEEVCTISFAANRRTYGQMQSTLPSRFIDELPPEHVDVLTPPGLYGGGFGAAAPRAGGGFEGIIKASEMEARVASANSYNSPGWARMQKRSGARPMRQPSEARNMVLDAEAVVLHDIGTRVFHQKFGYGRVIGVEGNKLHIDFEKAGQKHVLASYVSTDEVPF is encoded by the coding sequence ATGAACGAGTTTGACGATGCGGATGGATTTGAGGCGGCGGCGGCTTTGCCGCTGTCGGCGCGTGCTATGGCGCGGCCCGCGATGCCGTATCTGGACGGGCTGAACCCCGAACAAAGACAGGCGGTTGAAACGCTGGACGGGCCTGTTTTGATGCTGGCGGGGGCTGGAACGGGGAAGACGAAGGCGCTGACCGCGCGAATCGCGCATTTGCTGGCCACGGGGCGGGCGCGGCCCTATGATTTGCTGGCCGTGACCTTCACCAACAAGGCCGCGCGCGAGATGAAAAACCGCGTGGGCCAGAATATCGGGCAGGTGGTTGAGGGGATGCCGTGGCTCGGCACCTTCCATTCGCTCTGTGTGAAGATTTTGCGCCGCCATGCGGAACTTGTGGGGCTGAAAAGCAACTTCACGATTCTGGATACCGATGACCAGTTGCGCCTGCTCAAACAACTGCTGAAGGCGGCCAATATTGATGACAAACGCTGGCCCGCACGGCATTTGGCCGGGGTGATTGACAACTGGAAGAACCGCGCCTGGGGGCCGGAACAGGTGCCGGTGGCCGAAGCCGCGCATTTCAACAACCAGGGCGTTGATTTCTACAAGCAATATCAGGCGCGGCTGCTGGCGCTGAACGCGGTGGATTTTGGCGATTTGCTGCTGCATGTCGTGACGATCTTCCAGCGCCACAAGGATGTGCTGGAACACTATCAGCAGAAATTCCGCTATATTCTGGTGGACGAGTATCAGGACACCAACGTCGCGCAGTATTTATGGCTGCGGCTGCTGGCGGCGGGGCACAAGAATATTTGCTGCGTGGGCGATGATGACCAGTCGATCTATGGCTGGCGCGGGGCGGAAGTAGGCAATATCCTGCGGTTTGAAAAGGATTTTCCCGGCGCGCATGTGGTGCGACTGGAGCAGAATTACCGCTCGACCCCGCATATTCTGGCCGCTGCAAGCGCGGTGATAAACGGCAATGCCAACCGTTTGGGCAAAACGCTGTGGACGGCGGAAAAAGAGGGCGAGAAGCTGCGCCTGATCGGCCATTGGGATGGCGAGGACGAGGCGCGCTGGGTGGGCGAGGAGATTGAGGCCATGCAGCGCGGCACGCGCGGGATGCGCCCCTATGACCTGTCGAAAATGGCGATTCTGGTGCGCGCCACCCACCAGATGCGCGCCTTCGAGGACCGGTTCTTGACCATCGGCCTGCCCTATCGCGTTATCGGCGGGCCGCGCTTTTACGAGCGGCTCGAAATTCGCGATGCGATGGCCTATTTCCGCGTGGTTTGCAGCCCAGATGATGATCTGGCGCTGGAGCGGATCATCAACACGCCCAAGCGTGGTTTGGGGGAAAAGGCGATCCAGACCATCCAGCGGCTGGCGCGGGACAATGGCGTATCCATGCTGGATGGCGCGCGGATTGCGGTGGATTCCGGCCTTTCGGGCAAGGGGCGGCAAGCACTTTCAGAGCTGATTGACGCGCTGGACCGCTGGCGCTTGCACATGCACGAGGGCGAGCTGAGCCATATCGAGCTTGCCGAAATTATTCTGGAGGAATCGGGCTATACCGATTTCTGGAAGAATGACAAAAGCATCGAGGCGCAGGGGCGGCTTGAGAACCTCAAGGAATTGGTGAAGGCGCTGGAGCAGTTCGAAAACCTGCAAGGATTTTTGGAGCATATCGCGCTGATCATGGATAACGAGGCGGATGACGGCAGCGCCAAGGTTTCCATCATGACGCTGCACGGCGCCAAGGGGTTGGAGTTTCCGGCGGTGTTCCTGCCGGGATGGGAGGATGGGCTCTTCCCCAGCCAGCGCAGCATGGATGAGAGCGGGCTGAAAGGGCTGGAGGAAGAGCGCCGCCTTGCCTATGTCGGCATTACGCGGGCGGAAGAAGTTTGCACGATTTCCTTTGCCGCCAACCGGCGCACCTATGGGCAGATGCAATCGACCCTGCCGAGCCGGTTTATTGATGAATTGCCGCCCGAGCATGTAGATGTGCTGACGCCGCCGGGCCTGTATGGCGGCGGGTTCGGGGCGGCGGCGCCGCGTGCGGGCGGCGGGTTTGAGGGGATCATCAAGGCCAGCGAAATGGAGGCGCGGGTGGCCAGCGCCAACAGCTACAACTCGCCCGGCTGGGCGCGGATGCAGAAACGCAGCGGCGCGCGCCCCATGCGCCAGCCGAGCGAAGCGCGCAACATGGTGCTGGATGCCGAAGCCGTGGTGCTGCACGACATCGGCACACGGGTGTTCCACCAGAAATTCGGCTATGGCCGGGTCATCGGGGTTGAGGGCAACAAACTGCATATCGACTTTGAAAAAGCCGGGCAAAAACATGTGCTGGCCAGCTATGTCAGCACCGACGAGGTGCCGTTCTAG